The following proteins come from a genomic window of Megalobrama amblycephala isolate DHTTF-2021 linkage group LG1, ASM1881202v1, whole genome shotgun sequence:
- the LOC125247154 gene encoding uncharacterized protein LOC125247154 codes for MADMSSDDDVLQWLASQVDASKDFKICITRDNLFQRGLIQWQRQKKGSPVNKLNVTFIGEAGIDTGALSKEFLTEMMHGIERRLFEGSSKKGKSPVYSICDLENGFYRTAGEVFSVSLAQGGPAPCFFRNWCYQFLTTGDFDALQLTKDDVDDLEYALLIERVEAATDLTQFTDEIVSCGYTGLLKLDQKDSIISRAIVLHATMRLTPMLQQIRNGMKVYNLLDVIGKHQTLCSNLFVPKKDDDRPDADYIMSIIVPELSEKGSPRQARENAIINFLQDFLQDLEITGQNEDQQMCEPLTQEELLSQEEHWSQQTHVSLSVPTVMQWLTGQGHKPLLPSERADFKINLRFEHHCNEKMPGHNICFPLVSACTNTITVPVEHMKTYKEFRDIMTVAIRMGRDFGRV; via the exons ATGGCCGACATGtctag TGACGATGATGTACTCCAGTGGCTTGCAAGCCAAGTAGATGCAAGCAAAGATTTTAAGATCTGCATCACCCGGGACAACCTTTTCCAAAGAGGCCTAATTCAGTGGCAGAGACAGAAGAAGGGCTCACCTGTCAACAAACTCAATGTGACTTTCATTGGCGAAGCTGGAATCGACACTGGAGCATTAAGCAAAGAATTTTTGACTG AAATGATGCATGGCATTGAGAGGCGACTGTTTGAGGGCAGTAGCAAGAAGGGAAAGAGTCCTGTCTACTCGATTTGTGACCTAGAAAATGGTTTCTACAg AACTGCAGGAGAAGTGTTTTCTGTCAGCCTAGCTCAGGGTGGCCCAGCACCATGCTTCTTCAGAAATTGGTGTTACCAGTTTCTTACAACAGGGGACTTTGATGCTCTGCAACTGACCAAAGATGATGTGGATGATCTTGAATATGCTTTACTCATAGAAAGG GTGGAGGCAGCAACTGATCTGACACAGTTCACAGATGAAATCGTGAGTTGTGGTTACACCGGTTTGCTTAAGTTGGAccaaaaggacagtatcataAG tAGAGCCATTGTTCTGCATGCTACAATGCGTCTGACTCCCATGCTTCAGCAAATTAGAAATGGGATGAAGGTCTACAACCTTCTGGATGTGATTGGGAAGCATCAAACTCTCTGCTCAAACCTGTTTGTCCCCAAAAAGGATGATGACAGA CCGGATGCTGACTACATAATGAGTATCATAGTCCCTGAGCTGAGTGAGAAGGGAAGTCCAAGGCAAGCAAGAGAAAATGCCATCATCAACTTCCTCCAGGACTTTCTACAAGACCTGGAAATCACAG GTCAGAATGAAGACCAGCAAATGTGTGAGCCTCTGACCCAAGAGGAGCTGCTAAGTCAAGAAGAGCACTGGAGTCAACAAACACACGTGAGCCTGTCTGTCCCGACAGTGATGCAGTGGTTAACTGGACAAGGGCACAAGCCCCTTCTTCCATCAGAGAGGgcagattttaaaataaatctaagATTTGAACACCACTGTAATGAAAAAATGCCAGGTCACAACATTTGTTTCCCACTTGTAAGTGCCTGCACAAATACAATAACTGTTCCTGTTGAACATATGAAAACATACAAGGAGTTCAGAGATATAATGACAGTAGCAATCAGAATGGGTAGAGACTTCGGGCGAGTGTAG
- the LOC125279066 gene encoding protein FAM200B-like: MKPSKLKRHLEKKHPASKDKPVEFFQRRLQELRASQKCLTASCSKQERALRASYLVAHRIAKAKIPHTVAEELILPAAMDMVREVLDQSAADKLITIPLSNDTIARRIEDMSGNIKQQTTARIQASPYYALQMDESTDIANHVILLVYVRHVWDGDLQEQFLCSRDLPTTTKAEDIFNTLDLYLSSLGLSWEYCVGITTDGAASMTGKHSGVVKRILERAPNATWNHCFLHREALAAKNMVPLLDEALTNVIKVVNHIKRSAKSSRCFSHLCKDLGSEHMQVLYHSEVRWLSRGKVLSRFYEFKTEIATFLSETNSPYAELFDNEMWLVRVAYLADIFEHLNTLNVSMQGRGHNIFEQSDKIAAFKKKISLWLNHLSKDRLDMFPNSCYEAQQLDSAAKNNLKQTLRAHLTKLQARFDDYFPEKQTTMDWIRDPFGINVENITLPSNKEHQLVDLSCDLTLKKRFGEVSLSHFWCSDVMTEYPSLATLAVKTILPFSTTYLCESGFSTLVQLKSKQRNRLDTEHDLRVALSTVTPDFETLIKSKAHPQLSH; the protein is encoded by the coding sequence ATGAAACCGTCCAAACTGAAGCGccatttagaaaaaaaacatcccGCTTCGAAAGACAAGCCGGTGGAGTTTTTTCAAAGACGTCTCCAGGAGCTGAGGGCATCACAAAAGTGTCTGACAGCGTCTTGCTCCAAACAAGAACGAGCTCTTCGGGCATCTTACCTAGTAGCTCACCGCATTGCAAAGGCCAAGATACCCCACACAGTAGCCGAAGAGCTCATTTTACCTGCTGCAATGGATATGGTAAGAGAGGTGCTGGATCAGTCAGCGGCGGATAAACTGATAACCATACCACTTTCCAATGATACCATAGCTCGGCGGATTGAAGACATGTCTGGTAACATAAAACAACAGACCACAGCCCGCATCCAGGCAAGCCCTTACTACGCCTTACAGATGGACGAATCGACAGATATCGCTAACCATGTCATTTTATTGGTTTATGTGAGGCATGTGTGGGACGGTGATTTGCAAGAACAATTTCTCTGCAGCAGAGACCTCCCTACCACTACAAAAGCAGAGGACATTTTTAACACCCTGGACTTGTATTTGAGCTCACTGGGCCTCAGTTGGGAATATTGTGTGGGAATCACCACTGATGGAGCTGCCTCTATGACCGGGAAACATTCCGGTGTGGTGAAGCGAATTCTGGAGAGGGCACCTAACGCTACGTGGAACCACTGCTTTTTGCACCGAGAAGCGCTGGCGGCTAAGAATATGGTACCTTTACTTGATGAAGCTTTAACAAATGTCATCAAAGTGGTGAACCACATAAAACGGAGTGCAAAAAGTAGCCGTTGCTTTTCACATCTGTGTAAAGACCTGGGCTCTGAGCACATGCAGGTGCTGTATCACTCAGAAGTCCGCTGGCTGTCGAGGGGCAAGGTGTTGTCACGCTTTTACGAATTTAAAACAGAAATCGCCACATTCCTCTCGGAGACTAACTCCCCGTATGCAGAACTGTTTGACAACGAAATGTGGCTCGTACGAGTTGCATATCTTGCTGATATTTTTGAGCACCTCAACACATTAAATGTATCGATGCAAGGGAGAGGACACAATATATTTGAACAGTCAGACAAAATTGCTGCGTTCAAGAAAAAGATCTCACTGTGGCTAAATCATTTATCCAAAGACAGACTGGACATGTTTCCCAACTCTTGCTATGAAGCACAGCAGCTGGACAGTGCGGCCAAAAATAACTTGAAACAAACTTTAAGGGCGCATCTCACTAAACTTCAAGCTCGGTTTGACGACTACTTCCCAGAGAAACAAACAACCATGGACTGGATACGCGACCCCTTCGGTATCAATGTGGAAAACATCACGTTGCCAAGCAACAAAGAGCATCAGCTGGTGGACCTGTCATGTGACCTGACGCTGAAAAAGAGATTTGGTGAGGTAAGCCTTTCCCACTTCTGGTGCAGCGATGTGATGACTGAGTATCCATCCCTCGCCACTTTAGCAGTCAAAACGATCTTACCATTCAGCACAACCTATTTGTGTGAAAGTGGCTTCTCTACCTTGGTCCAGCTCAAGTCAAAGCAGAGAAACAGGTTGGACACTGAGCATGATCTGAGAGTAGCTCTGTCTACTGTCACCCCAGACTTTGAAACTCTTATCAAGAGTAAAGCACATCCCCAATTGTCTCATTAA
- the LOC125248030 gene encoding uncharacterized protein LOC125248030, protein MSSVEKFGFPLRVRGDQGVENVGIAQCMFTVRGCGRASYISGKSVHNQRVERLWRDVWMAVTRVYYELLHGLEDECLLDPSNSLQLFCAQYIFVPRLQMDLNTFTVGWDNHPLRTEQNLTPNQLWTIGLLQYPVAAPENLEDLQDHFLDFNPDREDAAAAGGVVLPPIQCPLGPQAMAGLRAAINPITPSQDNGKDIYKAALDYVTLHSNLAG, encoded by the exons ATGAGCTCAGTTGAAAAGTTTGGCTTTCCATTAAG AGTTAGAGGAGACCAAGGGGTCGAAAATGTTGGCATTGCTCAATGCATGTTCACTGTTCGTGGCTGTGGCAGAGCAAGCTACATATCGGGAAAAAGTGTGCATAATCAAAG GGTGGAGCGCTTATGGCGTGATGTGTGGATGGCAGTAACAAGGGTATATTATGAGCTACTTCATGGTCTTGAAGATGAGTGCCTGCTTGATCCCTCCAACAGCCTTCAGTTATTCTGTGCCCAGTACATATTTGTACCACGCCTCCAAATGGACCTCAACACTTTTACAGTCGGGTGGGATAACCATCCTCTGCGAACGGAACAAAACCTGACTCCCAATCAACTTTGGACCATTGGATTGCTCCAGTATCCTGTGGCTGCTCCAGAGAATCTAGAG GATTTGCAAGATCACTTTTTGGATTTCAACCCTGACAGAGaagatgctgctgctgctggtggaGTAGTTCTACCACCCATCCAGTGCCCTCTGGGGCCACAGGCTATGGCTGGACTGAGGGCAGCCATCAATCCTATCACTCCCTCTCAGGACAATGGGAAAGACATTTACAAGGCTGCGCTTGACTATGTAACACTTCACTCAAACTTGGCAGGATAA
- the LOC125278910 gene encoding uncharacterized protein LOC125278910 yields MADSRPQQRTEPLIVRQFMERMLRRLQEVLRRQPVDLDYLHFVLSHEVGLVRSFANVVELPQGVVRALSDLLRLLRLQEESYPAATYAEVLGGRGQPKLVISKGCLQNLIDMQLPIPCVAKLLGVCKRTVYRRMREYGLSVTGSYSNLTDEELDNLVRSVKLKMPHKGYRMMKGELQAMGHRVRWDQVSASMHRVDSAGILERITRLGCVARRTYSVKGPHSLVHVDTNHKLLSGCG; encoded by the exons ATGGCAGATTCGCGACCCCAACAGAGGACT GAACCTTTGATTGTGAGGCAGTTCATGGAGAGAATGCTGAGAAGGCTTCAGGAAGTTCTGCGACGTCAGCCTGTGGATTTGGATTATTTACACTTTGTTTTAAGTCATGAAGTGGGACTTGTTCGCTCTTTTGCCAATGTAGTAGAACTGCCTCAAGGTGTTGTTCGTGCTTTATCTGACTTATTAAGACTTCTTCGTTTACAAGAGGAGAGTTATCCAGCTGCTACCTATGCAGAGGTTCTGGGTGGTAGGGGACAGCCAAAACTTGTAATTTCTAAAGGATGTCTTCAAAACCTAATCGACATGCAGTTGCCCATCCCCTGTGTAGCTAAGCTCCTGGGTGTCTGCAAAAGGACAGTGTATCGGCGGATGCGTGAGTATGGACTATCAGTTACGGGATCATACAGCAATCTCACAGATGAGGAGCTGGACAATCTTGTGCGCTCAGTTAAATTGAAGATGCCGCATAAAGGCTATAGAATGATGAAGGGTGAACTGCAAGCGATGGGACACCGTGTCAGATGGGACCAGGTTTCAGCATCCATGCACAGGGTGGATTCTGCAGGGATCTTGGAGAGAATAACACGTTTAGGCTGTGTTGCTAGAAGAACATATTCTGTCAAGGGTCCCCACTCACTGGTCCACGTGGACACAAACCACAAACTTTTAtcag GATGCGGGTAG
- the LOC125278986 gene encoding uncharacterized protein LOC125278986, with protein sequence MSSLPGTSKPQELEASVIAAAQGLINVLTQNIQQHHTPAQQNPVPSHEHQNRQQAQTTKQNVQEEMARSFPGFFTKRKGKNRFSPLQTTPGKPKVCKTFSVYVYLVNKGCTSTPSAAEELELSQAGLGKRSLTLTDDMSHAMVNKILIEECPKMEGVEGWLFYKASGGHGRRKLLAIPPDVDGYTGRLIRSVSGAGKTTMYIVPLQQDLDLTPLPSDATEFQKMPKACMPSVQRKHASAYPSIAHRGLYGVCSR encoded by the exons atgtccagtttACCGGGAACTTCCAAGCCGCAA GAGTTAGAGGCCagtgttattgctgctgcacaAGGCCTCATAAACGTGCTAACGCAAAACATTCAGCAGCATCACACCCCAGCACAGCAGAATCCAGTGCCGTCACATGAGCACCAGAATCGACAACAagcacaaacaacaaaacaaaatgtgcaGGAGGAGATGGCCAG GTCGTTTCCTGGCTTCTTTACCAAAAGGAAAGGCAAAAACCGCTTTTCACCCTTACAAACCACTCCAGGGAAGCCGAAAGTCTGTAAGACATTcagtgtgtatgtatatttggTTAATAAGGGCTGTACCAGCACGCCTTCTGCAGCTGAAGAGCTGGAGTTGAGCCAAGCAGGGTTGGGGAAGAGGTCCCTCACTTTGACGGATGATATGAGCCATGCAATG GTAAATAAAATTCTCATTGAAGAATGTCCCAAAATGGAGGGGGTGGAAGGGTGGTTGTTCTACAAGGCTTCAG GTGGCCACGGTAGAAGAAAATTGCTTGCCATTCCTCCTGATGTAGACGGTTATACAGGTAGACTGATTCGGAGTGTTTCGGGTGCTGGGAAGACGACCATGTACATTGTTCCACTGCAGCAGGACCTTGATCTTACTCCACTGCCATCTGATGCCACTGAATTTCAAAAAATGCCTAAGGCTTGCATGCCAAGTGTGCAAAGAAAACATGCCTCTGCATATCCTAGCATTGCACATCGAGGATTGTATGGAGTCTGCAGCAGATGA